The following are encoded together in the Bos javanicus breed banteng chromosome 4, ARS-OSU_banteng_1.0, whole genome shotgun sequence genome:
- the ZNF804B gene encoding zinc finger protein 804B produces the protein MKNALLLKGKNLSRSIADKQRSTTANRHQLQTDRRRLFGNRVPQTSSDLSNANQRTGVSFSFSKKVHLKLESSASVFSENTEETHDCNKSPIYKTKSTAEKCMCCRFANEDTHLTKEKDINISSNHLESILHNTLPINSQILQDKNDFVDEMLENSIGIHASFSKSNIHLSDVDFTPSSRAKETRNTLKNTSENHISHSCQANVSSSPTNIYKHSDARVFGCLGEISSIEPSEQSSSVHLNPNSRKQKREKSLDKTERVSRNAQSFIREAYPHDVKSKALPFLHVKSKDGHTTLQWPTELLLFTKTEPCISYGCNPLYFDFKLSRNTKDGRDPEDLKTELQKEASEMKTTMENQVSGLIKDQQKLIQEDNRSLKPKMKIANPDWENFQRKYNLGGNNSESSMSERNFSASDLEMKNPEVPAYLDISLKNCVGNNKNGGNELQEPSRAHWQSCQRVILNDANKGLSFSPCTSRTKKHKLISCDPHLDVEEVNQFTWKSSPYTIRDHSDHGKDFSVILNSNYISTTSGVSGCGRASYKISSPKVSLNRCSSPSDTSHVSTSSLRRSHSNYGSSGHDRGNLLYFCKREHNSVERHKRKRRKHSCFCLSEELAKSDCPQSETERGRSCKLWESIKNEKYSKHAYGYCREKHKLGKNQQFSGQKSKRITQCDFSSQVFCAGNSENPPNCQGPQHSRLGSHSREKMYYLNKSKMNQQSLDSPHICDLGKVKPMQCNSGNISYLLRNCSRSPSDTTELNPIEGERTSLTAKSLLERVQAKKCQEQSIQFEISSNSCKNESETLPQIQCVIPFTPQGCNRPSLPLPEKTPNKGRRRKDKGSAMQRTIDKNKVKSSPTNDFTVLVGTDCDNHFSKDIIHVVAESHSPNMKKNPTTKEQPKSLISEVQPSIQSCDPVPNGFPGAFPSNRYSGITDSMETKENDMNLDLQDGSMQMNQIEGNINSYYDRTMQKHDKVADDLEVCHKSLSPPLIQQPITYSPDEIDKYKLLQLQAQQHMQKQLLSKHLRVLPAAGPTAFSSASTVQTVPGHQQASITTIHHTFLQHIVSASINAHSSHLPIAHLHPLSQPRFNPFTFSPLTPTIIPAHPTFLAGHPLHLVTTAPFHPSHITFQPLPPAAFIPTLFGPHFNPATTSIIHLNPLIQPVFQGQDLCHHSCSSQMQPLNGVKEALNVSARLN, from the coding sequence ATGAAGAATGCTCTTCTCCTTAAAGGAAAAAATCTCTCCAGAAGCATTGCCGATAAGCAGCGGTCCACCACAGCAAATCGACACCAGTTGCAAACAGACCGACGTCGTTTGTTTGGAAATAGGGTACCACAAACATCCTCAGATCTCAGCAATGCAAATCAAAGGACGGgagtgtcattttctttttccaaaaaagtGCATCTAAAATTAgaatcttcagcatcagttttcagTGAGAACACAGAAGAAACCCACGATTGTAACAAGTCACCCATCTATAAGACAAAATCAACTGCAGAGAAATGCATGTGTTGCAGGTTTGCAAATGAAGATACACATCTCACTAAggaaaaagatataaacatctcatCAAACCATCTGGAAAGTATTTTACACAATACCCTCCCCATAAACTCTCAAATTTTGCAAGACAAGAATGACTTTGTTGATGAAATGCTGGAAAATTCGATTGGCATTCATGCTTCATTCAGTAAGTCTAACATTCATCTTTCAGATGTGGATTTTACTCCTTcaagcagagcaaaggaaaccagaaataCATTGAAGAACACTTCAGAAAACCACATTAGTCACTCATGCCAAGCCAATGTTTCCTCTAGCCCAACAAACATTTACAAGCATAGTGATGCCAGGGTGTTTGGATGTCTGGGTGAGATTTCATCAATAGAGCCAAGCGAACAAAGCAGTTCAGTTCATCTGAATCCCAactccagaaaacagaagagagaaaaatcattaGATAAAACAGAAAGAGTTAGCAGAAATGCACAAAGTTTTATAAGAGAAGCATATCCCCATGATGTGAAGTCCAAAGCATTGCCTTTTCTCCACGTAAAAAGCAAGGATGGCCATACCACTCTCCAATGGCCAACAGAACTTCTTCTCTTTACAAAAACAGAGCCCTGTATCTCTTATGGCTGCAACCcattatattttgattttaagCTTTCTCGAAACACAAAGGATGGCCGTGATCCAGaggatttaaaaacagaattgcaGAAAGAGGCCTCAGAAATGAAGACTACAATGGAGAATCAAGTCTCAGGTTTAATTAAAGACCAACAAAAATTGATCCAAGAAGATAATCGGTCTCTGAAACCAAAGATGAAGATAGCTAATCCAGATTGGGAAAATTTCCAGAGGAAATATAATTTGGGCGGCAACAATTCTGAGTCCAGTATGAGTGAACGCAATTTTAGTGCAAGCGATTTGGAAATGAAAAATCCTGAAGTGCCTGCTTACCTTGATATCTCTCTAAAGAATTGTGtaggaaacaataaaaatggtGGTAATGAACTTCAAGAACCTTCAAGGGCCCATTGGCAAAGCTGTCAAAGGGTAATTTTAAATGATGCAAATAAGGGCCTATCTTTTTCTCCTTGCACCTCTAGGACGAAAAAACATAAACTGATTTCTTGTGATCCTCATCTGGATGTTGAAGAAGTGAATCAGTTCACCTGGAAGTCTAGTCCTTACACAATAAGGGATCACAGTGACCATGGGAAGGATTTCAGTGTAATTTTGAATAGTAACTACATCAGTACAACCAGCGGGGTTTCTGGATGTGGAAGAGCAAGTTACAAGATAAGTTCTCCGAAGGTGTCTCTGAATAGATGTTCTAGCCCTTCAGACACATCCCATGTCAGTACATCCAGCTTGAGACGTTCTCATTCCAATTATGGGTCCAGTGGACATGATAGAGGTAATTTGCTCTACTTTTGCAAGCGAGAGCATAACTCAGTTGAAAGACACAAACGGAAACGCCGAAAGCACAGCTGTTTCTGCTTGTCTGAGGAGCTAGCAAAGAGTGACTGCCCACAGTCTGAAACCGAGAGAGGCAGGAGCTGCAAATTGTGGGAATCAATTAAAAAcgaaaaatattcaaaacatgcTTATGGTTATTGCAGAGAAAAACATAAACTGGGCAAAAATCAACAATTTTCAGggcaaaaatccaaaagaatcacCCAGTGTGATTTTAGCTCACAGGTTTTTTGTGCTGGAAACAGTGAAAATCCACCTAATTGCCAGGGACCTCAGCACAGCAGATTGGGCTCTCACTCAAGAGAGAAAATGTATtacttaaataaaagtaaaatgaatcaaCAGTCTTTGGACAGCCCTCATATTTGTGATCTGGGAAAAGTAAAACCCATGCAATGTAACTCTGGGAATATCAGCTACCTTCTAAGGAACTGTTCAAGAAGTCCTTCAGATACCACAGAGTTGAACCCTATAGAAGGAGAGAGGACCTCCCTGACAGCCAAAAGCCTTTTAGAAAGAGTACAAGCCAAGAAATGTCAGGAACAATCAATTCAGTTTGAGATCTCATCAAACAGCTGTAAAAATGAATCAGAGACTCTTCCACAAATCCAATGTGTAATTCCATTTACGCCACAAGGCTGTAACAGACCTTCATTGCCTTTGCCTGAAAAAACACCAAAcaaaggcagaagaagaaaggataaaGGCAGTGCGATGCAAAGAACTATTgataaaaacaaagtcaaaagttCCCCGACAAATGATTTTACTGTTTTAGTGGGCACtgattgtgataatcatttttcTAAAGATATAATTCATGTAGTAGCAGAATCTCACTCACCAAACATGAAAAAGAACCCAACAACAAAAGAACAACCAAAATCATTAATTAGTGAAGTCCAACCTTCTATTCAAAGCTGTGACCCAGTACCAAATGGTTTCCCTGGTGCTTTTCCATCTAACAGATATAGTGgtattactgattcaatggagaCCAAAGAGAACGATATGAATCTAGACTTACAGGATGGAAGCATGCAAATGAATCAGATAGAGGGGAATATAAACTCTTACTATGACAGAACTATGCAGAAGCATGACAAAGTAGCAGATGACTTAGAAGTGTGTCAtaaatctctctctcctccattaATTCAACAGCCTATAACATATTCTCCTgatgaaatagataaatataaGCTCCTACAGCTACAAGCCCAGCAGCATATGCAGAAACAGCTCCTATCAAAGCATCTTCGAGTTTTGCCTGCTGCAGGGCCCACCGCTTTTTCTTCGGCCTCCACTGTACAGACAGTTCCAGGTCACCAGCAGGCTTCTATAACCACCATCCACCACACATTCCTGCAGCATATTGTTTCTGCTTCCATAAATGCCCATAGCAGTCATCTTCCTATAGCTCATCTACATCCTCTTTCCCAGCCACGTTTTAATCCATTCACATTTTCACCTTTGACCCCAACCATCATCCCTGCACACCCCACTTTCTTAGCAGGTCATCCCCTGCATTTAGTCACCACTGCTCCCTTCCACCCATCTCACATAACATTTCAGCCCTTGCCCCCTGCAGCATTTATCCCCACCTTGTTTGGCCCTCACTTCAACCCAGCTACAACTTCTATCATCCACTTGAATCCTCTAATTCAACCAGTGTTTCAAGGTCAAGATCTTTGCCATCATTCTTGCTCCAGTCAGATGCAACCATTAAATGGAGTGAAAGAGGCCTTAAATGTGTCAGCTCGCTTGAACTAA